In Pseudomonadota bacterium, a genomic segment contains:
- a CDS encoding ABC transporter ATP-binding protein, producing MTQSEHSRGGEATSEPLLKVDGLTLQYKTRDRLVTATWRVSFQVFPADRFVLLGPSGCGKSTLLKAIAGFMQPSEGTIRLAERQVDRPGPDRMMVFQEFDQLLPWKTVRQNILFAMLASGKYRRSDAEARAETYIDKVGLQKFRDAYPHMLSGGMKQRVAIARAMAMEPAILLMDEPFAALDALTRRKMQEELLQLWADTRFTLLFVTHSIEEAIIIGSRILVLSPHPGRVRAELNAHQFGYAEQGGENFALLQNRIHDMLFSERVEEERTHVR from the coding sequence ATGACGCAATCCGAACATAGCCGGGGCGGCGAGGCGACGAGCGAGCCCCTGCTCAAGGTCGATGGGCTGACGCTGCAATACAAGACCCGCGATCGCCTGGTGACCGCCACGTGGCGCGTGAGCTTCCAGGTCTTTCCGGCGGATCGTTTCGTTCTCTTGGGTCCGTCGGGCTGCGGCAAGTCGACGCTGCTGAAGGCGATCGCGGGATTCATGCAGCCGAGCGAAGGCACGATCCGGCTCGCCGAGAGGCAAGTCGATCGCCCTGGTCCGGATCGGATGATGGTGTTCCAGGAGTTCGATCAGCTGCTGCCCTGGAAGACGGTCCGCCAGAACATCCTCTTCGCCATGCTCGCCAGCGGCAAATACCGGCGTTCCGACGCCGAAGCGCGGGCCGAGACCTACATCGATAAGGTCGGCCTGCAGAAGTTCCGCGACGCCTATCCGCACATGCTGTCGGGCGGCATGAAGCAGCGCGTGGCGATCGCCCGCGCCATGGCGATGGAGCCGGCAATCCTGTTGATGGACGAGCCATTCGCCGCTCTGGATGCATTGACCCGCCGCAAGATGCAGGAAGAGCTCCTGCAGCTCTGGGCGGATACGCGATTCACGCTTCTCTTCGTCACCCACTCGATCGAAGAAGCCATCATCATCGGCAGCCGGATCCTCGTGCTCTCGCCGCACCCCGGCCGGGTCAGGGCCGAGCTCAACGCCCATCAGTTCGGTTACGCCGAACAGGGCGGCGAGAACTTCGCCCTCCTGCAGAACCGCATTCACGACATGCTGTTTTCCGAACGCGTGGAAGAGGAAAGGACTCACGTGCGATGA
- a CDS encoding ABC transporter permease subunit, whose protein sequence is MTDASMPVPPIRPEFIVPVIDDDAITAVERPLSPWERIGNVEWVRRGLILLVLGLLWESYAHFLDNSLMFPPLSEVLSALWMEMLHGPLALRVATSIQVLSMGYAIGIVAAGVLTTIAVSTRIGTDLLSTLTAMFNPLPAIALLPLALLWFGLGSGSIVFVIVHSVLWAVALNTHSGFLAVSETLRMTGQNCGLRGLAYVGKILIPAAFPSILTGLKIGWAFAWRTLIAAELVFGVSSRSGGIGWFIFENRNRLETASVFAGLTMVIIIGLVVESVIFRTVERHTVRKWGMQR, encoded by the coding sequence ATGACCGACGCGTCGATGCCCGTTCCGCCCATTCGTCCGGAGTTCATCGTGCCGGTGATCGACGACGATGCCATCACCGCCGTCGAGCGCCCGCTGTCGCCCTGGGAGCGCATCGGCAACGTCGAATGGGTGCGCCGTGGCCTGATCCTGCTGGTGCTCGGTCTCCTGTGGGAATCCTATGCCCACTTCCTCGACAATTCCCTGATGTTCCCGCCGCTCAGCGAAGTGCTCTCGGCGCTTTGGATGGAGATGCTGCACGGCCCGCTCGCCCTGCGTGTCGCCACCTCGATCCAGGTGTTGTCGATGGGTTATGCGATTGGCATCGTAGCCGCCGGCGTTCTCACCACCATCGCCGTGTCGACCCGCATCGGCACCGATCTCCTGTCGACGCTGACCGCCATGTTCAACCCGCTGCCTGCGATCGCGCTTCTGCCGCTGGCGCTGCTGTGGTTCGGGCTCGGTAGCGGCAGCATCGTCTTCGTCATCGTCCATTCGGTGCTGTGGGCGGTCGCGCTCAACACGCATTCGGGCTTTCTCGCCGTATCGGAGACGCTCAGGATGACCGGCCAGAACTGCGGGCTGCGCGGCCTCGCCTATGTGGGGAAGATCCTGATCCCGGCGGCATTTCCCTCGATCTTGACCGGCCTCAAGATCGGCTGGGCATTCGCCTGGCGCACTCTCATCGCCGCCGAGCTCGTCTTTGGCGTCTCCTCACGTTCGGGAGGCATCGGCTGGTTCATCTTCGAGAACCGCAATCGCCTGGAGACGGCCTCGGTGTTTGCCGGGCTCACCATGGTGATCATCATCGGTCTGGTGGTCGAGAGCGTGATCTTCCGCACGGTCGAGCGCCATACCGTGCGGAAATGGGGAATGCAGCGCTAG
- a CDS encoding acetyl/propionyl/methylcrotonyl-CoA carboxylase subunit alpha has translation MFASLLIANRGEIACRIARTARRLAIRTIAVYSAADAGALHVESCDEAWPIGGADPSESYLNIARIIGAAQQAGAEAIHPGYGFLSENAAFAEACASAGIVFVGPPADAIRAMGSKSAAKVLLEKKGVPLVPGYHGDKQDLNTFAAEAERVGYPVLIKASAGWGGKGMRIVERAADLAAAIAGAKREASKGFADDRLLIEKYLDRPRHIEVQVFADGQGNVVTLFERDCSIQRRHQKVLEEAPAPGMTSDRRHAMGEAAIKVSRAIGYRGAGTVEFIMDRGGTFYFMEMNTRLQVEHPVTEMITGQDLVEWQLRVAAGERLPSAQDQLAITGHAIEVRLYAEDPRSGFLPMTGRIGHFRLPAAGRHVRIDAGVRAGDAIGIHYDPMIAKLIVWDETRDRALRRLVRALNDVQIAGLATNRDFLKALAEHPALAQGEVDTNFIDRHRETLLAQPLPIDNESLTIAALALLLRCEAAADAGAKSSADPHSPWATGRGWRLNDEGHHRVVFRDGETETGVMVHFGRLGHRVELPGATILAQGRLQSDGTLIAALSGHRLQAAVAFEPDAVTVFARGDARRLVVLDPLSLADADEGVDGRLAAPMPGRVVQVLVRPGERVEAGQPLVVLEAMKMEHTIKAPRSGTVATVNYGVGDQVEEGADLAELAEDE, from the coding sequence TTGTTCGCTTCCCTCCTCATTGCCAATCGCGGCGAGATCGCCTGCCGCATCGCTCGTACCGCCCGACGGCTCGCGATCCGCACCATCGCAGTCTATTCCGCGGCCGATGCCGGAGCCTTGCACGTGGAAAGCTGCGATGAGGCTTGGCCCATCGGCGGGGCGGATCCCAGCGAAAGCTATCTCAACATCGCTCGGATCATCGGCGCAGCGCAGCAGGCCGGCGCCGAGGCGATCCATCCCGGCTACGGCTTCCTCTCCGAGAATGCGGCGTTCGCCGAAGCCTGCGCTTCTGCCGGCATCGTCTTCGTCGGTCCGCCGGCCGACGCGATCCGCGCCATGGGCTCGAAGAGCGCGGCCAAGGTGCTGCTCGAGAAGAAGGGTGTGCCGCTCGTTCCCGGCTACCACGGCGACAAGCAGGATCTGAATACCTTCGCCGCCGAGGCCGAACGCGTCGGCTATCCGGTGCTGATCAAGGCGTCCGCGGGCTGGGGCGGGAAGGGGATGCGCATCGTTGAGCGCGCTGCCGATCTTGCCGCTGCAATCGCCGGCGCCAAGCGCGAGGCCAGCAAAGGCTTCGCCGACGATCGCCTGCTGATCGAGAAGTATCTCGACCGGCCGCGGCATATCGAAGTCCAGGTCTTCGCCGACGGACAGGGCAACGTCGTCACCCTGTTCGAGCGCGACTGCTCGATCCAACGACGGCACCAGAAGGTGCTGGAGGAGGCGCCGGCGCCGGGCATGACCTCCGATCGTCGCCACGCCATGGGCGAGGCGGCGATCAAGGTCAGCCGTGCCATCGGCTATCGCGGTGCCGGCACGGTGGAGTTCATCATGGACAGAGGCGGCACCTTCTACTTCATGGAGATGAACACGCGCCTGCAGGTCGAGCATCCGGTGACCGAGATGATCACCGGTCAGGATCTGGTGGAGTGGCAGCTGCGCGTGGCTGCAGGCGAGCGGCTGCCATCGGCTCAGGACCAGCTCGCGATCACCGGCCATGCGATCGAGGTTCGGCTGTACGCCGAGGACCCGCGCTCCGGCTTCTTACCCATGACCGGGCGAATCGGGCATTTCCGTCTGCCGGCGGCAGGCCGACACGTTCGGATCGATGCGGGCGTGCGCGCCGGCGACGCCATTGGCATCCACTACGACCCGATGATCGCCAAGCTCATCGTCTGGGACGAGACACGGGACCGGGCCCTCAGGCGGCTGGTGCGTGCCTTGAACGACGTGCAGATCGCCGGGCTTGCGACCAACCGAGACTTTCTGAAGGCGCTTGCCGAACACCCGGCGCTGGCGCAGGGCGAGGTCGATACGAACTTCATCGACCGGCACCGGGAGACGCTCTTGGCCCAGCCTTTGCCCATCGACAATGAGTCCCTGACGATCGCCGCGCTTGCCCTGCTGCTCAGATGCGAGGCTGCGGCGGACGCTGGCGCAAAGAGCTCCGCCGATCCGCACTCACCATGGGCGACGGGTCGCGGCTGGCGGCTCAACGATGAGGGCCACCACCGCGTCGTCTTCAGGGATGGCGAAACCGAAACCGGCGTCATGGTGCATTTCGGGCGATTGGGCCATCGCGTCGAGCTGCCGGGCGCCACCATCCTCGCGCAAGGCCGGCTTCAGTCCGACGGCACGCTCATCGCCGCGCTCTCCGGTCATCGGCTGCAAGCTGCCGTCGCCTTCGAACCCGACGCCGTGACCGTCTTCGCACGCGGCGATGCGCGTCGCCTCGTGGTCCTGGACCCGCTTTCGCTCGCCGATGCCGATGAGGGAGTCGATGGCCGGCTCGCCGCTCCCATGCCAGGCCGCGTCGTGCAGGTTCTGGTCAGGCCGGGCGAGAGGGTCGAGGCGGGTCAGCCGCTGGTGGTGCTCGAAGCGATGAAGATGGAGCATACGATTAAGGCGCCCCGTTCCGGCACCGTGGCAACCGTCAACTACGGCGTCGGTGACCAGGTCGAGGAGGGTGCGGATCTCGCGGAACTGGCCGAGGACGAATAG
- a CDS encoding enoyl-CoA hydratase/isomerase family protein, with product MSETAVRMEVDRRGVATVTLNRPEVHNAFGEALIAELATTFRGIAADQGVRVMVLAGNGESFSAGADLTWMKRLSAASPAENMADSLNFAEMLRELAEMPKPTIARVHGAAFGGGVGLVAACDIAIASEAAVFALSEVRLGLIPAVISPYVTAAMGPRHAGRYAISGERLDASAAHRLGLVHEVVAKDGLDAAIARAVEELLTCGPEAQADAKRLIRDVADRPIDGAIRELTASRIAHRRATAEGKEGVAAFLEKRKPAWMRA from the coding sequence ATGAGCGAGACAGCCGTGAGGATGGAAGTCGATCGACGCGGCGTGGCGACCGTCACGCTCAATCGTCCGGAGGTGCACAACGCCTTCGGCGAGGCGCTGATCGCCGAGTTGGCGACGACGTTCCGCGGTATTGCCGCGGACCAGGGCGTTCGCGTCATGGTCCTTGCCGGCAATGGGGAGAGCTTCTCGGCCGGTGCGGATCTCACCTGGATGAAGCGTCTGTCCGCGGCCTCGCCGGCGGAGAACATGGCCGACTCCCTCAACTTCGCCGAAATGCTGCGAGAGCTGGCGGAGATGCCGAAGCCGACGATTGCCCGCGTGCATGGGGCTGCCTTCGGCGGAGGCGTCGGCCTGGTTGCAGCCTGCGACATCGCGATTGCGAGCGAGGCGGCCGTCTTCGCGCTTTCCGAGGTGAGGCTCGGGCTCATTCCGGCAGTGATCAGCCCCTATGTGACCGCCGCGATGGGCCCGCGCCACGCCGGGCGCTATGCGATCAGCGGCGAGCGCTTGGATGCTTCGGCCGCGCATCGCCTCGGGCTCGTGCATGAGGTTGTCGCGAAGGACGGCCTCGATGCCGCCATAGCCCGCGCCGTCGAGGAACTGTTGACGTGCGGGCCCGAAGCCCAGGCCGACGCCAAGCGGCTCATCCGCGATGTCGCCGATCGGCCGATCGATGGCGCGATCCGGGAGCTGACCGCCAGCCGCATCGCCCATCGTCGGGCGACCGCGGAAGGCAAGGAGGGGGTGGCGGCCTTTCTGGAAAAACGCAAGCCCGCCTGGATGCGGGCTTAG
- a CDS encoding methylcrotonoyl-CoA carboxylase, whose amino-acid sequence MAILKSAVNPRSEEFKRNAEAMRRLVQDLKSEIRRIKDGGGAKARERHLARGKLLPRERVRTLLDVGSPFLELSQLAGHGLYGEDVVAAGIITGIGRVQGQECVVVANDATVKGGTYFPMTVKKHLRAQEIARENRLPCIYLVDSGGAHLPSQDEVFPDREHFGRIFYNQATLSAEGIPQIAVVMGSCTAGGAYVPAMSDECVIVKGQGTIFLGGPPLVKAATGEVVTAEELGGAELHSRRSGVTDHYAHSDAHALGIARRIVGNLNRRKAVALALDEPKEPLWDADELYGVLPPDRRTPYDVRDVIARIVDASELDEFKSLYGATLVCGFARIWGYPVGIIANNGILFSESALKGAHFIELCAQRGIPLVFLQNIAGFMVGRKYEAGGIAKDGAKMVTAVASAAVPKFTVIIGGSFGAGNYGMCGRAYGPRLLWMWPNARISVMGGEQAASVLAQVRRDNLEAAGAAWTAAEEAEFKAPLVQQFETQGHPYYASARLWDDGIIDPADTRMALALGISAALNAPIPPTRFGVFRM is encoded by the coding sequence ATGGCGATCCTGAAATCAGCCGTCAACCCGCGCTCGGAGGAGTTCAAGCGCAACGCCGAGGCGATGCGGCGTCTGGTCCAGGATCTCAAGTCTGAGATAAGGCGGATCAAGGATGGCGGCGGCGCCAAGGCGCGGGAGCGCCACTTGGCGCGGGGCAAGCTCTTGCCGCGCGAGCGCGTGCGCACGCTCTTGGATGTGGGTTCGCCCTTCCTCGAGCTCTCCCAGCTCGCCGGCCACGGCCTCTATGGCGAGGACGTGGTCGCTGCCGGCATCATCACCGGGATCGGCCGCGTCCAAGGCCAGGAGTGCGTCGTGGTGGCCAATGACGCCACGGTCAAGGGCGGCACCTACTTCCCGATGACAGTGAAGAAGCATCTGCGCGCCCAGGAGATCGCGCGAGAGAACCGCTTGCCCTGCATCTACCTCGTCGACTCCGGCGGTGCGCATTTGCCGAGCCAGGACGAGGTGTTTCCCGACCGCGAGCACTTTGGCCGCATCTTCTATAACCAGGCGACGCTCTCGGCCGAGGGCATTCCCCAGATCGCCGTGGTCATGGGGAGCTGTACGGCAGGCGGGGCCTATGTTCCCGCGATGTCGGACGAATGCGTGATCGTGAAGGGCCAAGGCACGATCTTTCTGGGCGGTCCGCCCTTGGTCAAGGCGGCGACCGGCGAGGTCGTCACGGCCGAGGAGCTGGGCGGCGCCGAGCTGCATTCCCGCCGCTCCGGCGTCACCGATCACTACGCCCACTCCGATGCCCATGCGCTCGGCATTGCCCGGCGCATCGTCGGCAACCTCAACCGCCGCAAGGCGGTCGCGCTCGCCTTGGATGAGCCCAAGGAACCGCTCTGGGACGCCGACGAGCTTTACGGGGTTCTGCCGCCCGATCGCCGCACGCCCTATGACGTGCGCGACGTCATCGCCCGCATCGTGGATGCCAGCGAGCTCGATGAATTCAAATCCCTCTACGGAGCGACGCTGGTTTGCGGCTTCGCCCGCATCTGGGGCTATCCCGTCGGCATCATCGCCAACAACGGCATCCTCTTCTCGGAGTCGGCGCTGAAGGGCGCGCACTTCATCGAGCTCTGCGCCCAGCGCGGCATCCCGCTGGTGTTCCTGCAGAACATCGCTGGCTTCATGGTCGGCAGGAAATACGAAGCAGGTGGCATCGCCAAGGACGGAGCCAAGATGGTGACGGCGGTCGCTTCCGCAGCCGTCCCGAAATTCACCGTCATCATCGGCGGCAGCTTTGGCGCCGGCAACTACGGCATGTGCGGCCGCGCCTATGGCCCCCGCCTGTTGTGGATGTGGCCCAATGCCCGCATCTCGGTCATGGGCGGCGAGCAGGCCGCTTCGGTGCTGGCTCAGGTGCGACGCGACAATCTCGAAGCCGCCGGCGCGGCCTGGACGGCGGCGGAAGAAGCCGAGTTCAAAGCGCCTCTGGTGCAGCAATTCGAGACGCAGGGTCACCCGTACTACGCCAGCGCCCGTCTGTGGGACGATGGCATTATCGACCCCGCCGACACCCGCATGGCGCTGGCGCTCGGCATTTCCGCGGCTTTGAACGCGCCGATTCCGCCGACGCGGTTCGGCGTGTTCCGGATGTGA
- a CDS encoding 2-hydroxychromene-2-carboxylate isomerase, with product MPGPIEFWFEFASPYGYFAASRIDKLAEKHRRPVGWHPFLLGVVFKATGGQPLTGIPMKGAYSRRDMERTAGFLGVPFKLPEPFPFLSVAPARAFYWLTDNEPGRAKALALAVYHAIFGEGRVIDKPEQVADIAAGIGIDRSALLAGMAEPKVKDRLRAETERAIAQGIFGSPFVIADGEPFWGHDRFDQLDRWLDTGGW from the coding sequence TTGCCCGGTCCCATTGAGTTCTGGTTTGAGTTCGCCTCGCCTTATGGCTATTTCGCCGCGAGCCGAATCGACAAGCTCGCGGAGAAGCATCGCCGCCCGGTCGGGTGGCATCCCTTCCTCTTGGGCGTGGTCTTCAAAGCGACCGGCGGTCAGCCGCTCACCGGCATTCCCATGAAAGGCGCCTATTCGCGCCGCGACATGGAGCGGACGGCGGGCTTCCTTGGCGTACCGTTCAAGCTGCCGGAGCCATTCCCGTTCCTATCGGTGGCCCCGGCGCGGGCCTTCTATTGGCTCACCGACAACGAGCCGGGCCGTGCCAAGGCTCTGGCATTGGCCGTCTACCACGCAATTTTCGGGGAGGGACGGGTCATCGACAAGCCGGAGCAGGTGGCCGACATCGCCGCCGGCATCGGCATCGATCGCAGCGCCCTATTGGCCGGCATGGCCGAGCCAAAGGTCAAGGATCGCTTGCGCGCCGAAACCGAGCGGGCCATCGCTCAGGGCATCTTTGGCTCGCCCTTCGTCATTGCCGACGGCGAGCCGTTCTGGGGTCACGATCGTTTCGACCAGCTCGATCGCTGGCTCGATACCGGGGGTTGGTAG
- a CDS encoding MAPEG family protein, producing MTTDLIMLTWSSAFCVVLFLPYVLSRSMVWGLADTVGYPKNPPALPDWAERAYRAHVNMVENLAPFAALVLVAQVSGHANATTALGATLFFWARVAHAIVFIAGIPWLRTLAFLVGVIGMAMIFLAIIG from the coding sequence ATGACCACCGACCTCATCATGCTCACCTGGAGCTCCGCTTTCTGCGTCGTGCTGTTCCTGCCCTATGTGCTGTCGCGTTCCATGGTCTGGGGATTGGCTGACACCGTCGGCTACCCGAAGAACCCGCCGGCCCTGCCCGACTGGGCCGAGCGCGCCTACCGTGCGCATGTGAACATGGTCGAGAACCTGGCTCCCTTCGCCGCTCTGGTCCTGGTCGCGCAGGTGAGCGGCCATGCCAACGCCACCACGGCCCTGGGCGCCACGCTGTTCTTCTGGGCGCGGGTTGCGCACGCCATCGTGTTCATCGCCGGCATTCCTTGGCTCAGGACGCTGGCCTTCCTCGTTGGCGTCATCGGCATGGCGATGATCTTCTTGGCGATCATCGGGTGA